One region of Wyeomyia smithii strain HCP4-BCI-WySm-NY-G18 chromosome 3, ASM2978416v1, whole genome shotgun sequence genomic DNA includes:
- the LOC129731616 gene encoding protein bark beetle isoform X1, which yields MNRKFVESDINFNSKRPSVTGSVQMLPPKRLCWKNRWKIRYPSVDLLTVLVLVLCGVTICHCQEFGESSLENHPDRDFEHISALSKEIITNHIPTSESGGDDDESRYQFESVPIGDGSAHYTEIAGDVVLGEKVLRAAESPYSLRTDLEIERRARLIIEPGVTIYFAPMVGITVRGSLMALGTSENKIIFTSLPNSGYKDIVSDPREVGARLVDGPSPLAGRLQILTNGKWRSVCTNSKNWTIADYETTCRQMGYKGGRFWNWMDRIQNYEPRLLYEDPKCSGIEAGLFECAWGTRQIGSGVCDYHSDIGIQCLPLFDKVSPHWRGIRFESAESKETLAHNHILYDFISLSELRNVEIIRAGTGRGGSAEAAISVIGIPPILDHVIIDHSSFTGINITKHDAAFVFKDVTVRRSRGFGIFVNSSYGSTLLDGVTISENGADGIRYVGHDLRASERTDRSKVFDFCTLTTTAWQIYPLHLSFEQSQFALSQKQCAQSLTTGLGYVLTFHFVFFEMARNESAVVQIYDGMLENDRLLASWNIRNSTRPQSVTSTREKMFIKFRADPHSQVLAHFRVTAGVKKAYDLNVTQATIVDNGGRGIAIDNLRSQVHVHASTISNNKHAAGLHVTSGAGDVNVTGSKISFNVGDGINITYYGGNRNISRSSVSSNKGYGFAVWLNQTTKDRQEFLEFNQTTTIEYSNIVKNLEISILHGNYCGDSWVNITGNWFNDSTSNAIDIQSCWFDTIENRRLRLQVGHNTFEHLNKIGIVISPILNLEGKIEYNHFLKGKYGALQTRNKPWEEFRHLPVRLVIQHNHFMYNKGIYVVSLGLSPNTDNKTQWLLFTRNFVKGNRIKETFGPLEDEGEGLGGEGRLNPRSRVAAPVVISSNNVDVFRNIISNYESKYEVGSQLSDQSKALNVTYNWLGYQEEERIYERLFHRKDRYDLAKIEYFPYLLHHSNPGTQTIAQYAKFVPFFYKEGSDRIGGEVDGQEILPSGSYTVERDINVRPGGKLILNSGVILNFAPSVGMMVTGKLEARGRKPDDILFTLKREAVMPENDTTEAIMVDPDFAMDIETERITDTESTEPQMPKVPVRLVGGVSDHEGRLQVYVEGRWGTVCDYGWTIINAALVCHQLGLALNPLDWRLQRSEVPGAGTSEDVLLSNVRCTEHDIDITECRAERASRGDFENSCNHENDVGVRCYEGAWAGLRFGVLAERADLQYVTIEKAGLFDYMTNTFKPALQMDFARHNLDSIRVVENLQDGLGVIYSDIFAGSSVNNIKNSEFSANRGNGISIKQLGLKVHGSIIKDNRGSGITHDSVVSAMEQREITSWFNMVPDFNIDDSDYRPNMLPRDSQNIDIDQWQIKHIITLPVNDEPVEKLVTIRCHPGYVIGIQLLNPIENRSTENIWIYDSLAGSSTSDIWQVKRDISVFPLTTSSYGAILHYKSGHNALGGAVLVLRSIQAPVQNIYNRIVRGPVPTLQITATKIQRNFRGFTGTYYNRYLGEKSELYLRKANESIKLVNCELSHNREEAIFINSPFWDVHESNISEITIHVNNSMIRDNGRGIRQFSRDLRSSNNLFHYVLQDTTVESNSFGGLELSLPYVWQYNENFTHSVFLGNDTWVRNRRFGIVIDGHYAAVNISSNIFMDNVCAHGLIGLKGMEKKLRIDNNRIVKNSGKYLVEFRSDSQSEILGEIPAIFAFNHIEGNEKVISTRSEMRNFIRGDRGNAKDPTCVIGFGGVQKVKIYRNVIFNNQQDYDLIAGIKSARLNSFVDVRENWWGSQDEEYIRARIFDFDDWNNHAEAQYRPYLIEDNIYGSESVTISRNRTIDLNNLGGRITEDISIFRREQPYVIKADITIMPGVTMNIYPGVVMEFAPNVGILALGTLIARGTRDGEILMKPIQGASEQMNRVERSMENMVNYDSIRLCTNRNCSGSDQENEKIREGFLEYYNHTTLQWIPICDRRFTERNAQVVCRELGYDPLDVFIGHDRRIEFHTNSLTRIWTWVEPMECHGDELRLEECPERLNGQLYGRRHECQWFSDFVFISCNGEPEERNYWGGVRFANPDFEASLYEHRIHDAVTHSTSKRLESVMEFVRIERAGMLHGEKSPAVQTIAKNPSISFVSIRNSAHHAVNLVSPSDTIHLNFLNIYRALGQGINAISLTGEGRESDESSYSPLKDLDLPYNLFSMIDICDTNKEITLEERVLVYYKYDNNPVNCVKIFKSAYRVKPLGFRLLQSNLFNHSKEYGRRDMIQLMDGDIYNISARVIGVVDADSSNQRKLFKTDEPALSVRLIASGAPSRHGFIAEVVTLPISAIGFNRDAQHNISNSEIQECVGGGVHYVTVGEVSPTLTMERNRFVRNCRQLYGNFSSCEATIRADVQNMQSLYFRNNLVQENQGGLSIRADSRGSATSLRGWIHNNLFVRNRNRPALYVEGRQSSPYQVVTVHNNYITQNEAAFRDVVVLRQVVSNFSFNYVHSNKGGRIVEVSGFDRVRLPIYQTTSHNGFYDNVATDWSGRATIVAGTAGQHYVDNIFANPDNDYEMITVNRTIFEFQYWNSTLDVWKTKIDAKLNYWSYNETLAVGSRIRDRFDDPQLLEVQYLPLHMNNATVLDGKCPPGWTLLIDTCYMYVGAPMSFREARDFCRSDNASLPFIHGDISALWFFLEQQSRYLRSAEKVWIQDPNYIDRCTSFIYRNVEVEECHERHAFLCEIDPKVQIDPLFWKADAVAVAMLTALILVFALLLCICFCWVFKSRYRQTQRLQRRNSIRQSMRSLNSIDPQGSIRRRNYVVSRSTDTLKSGTTGTTDYKKMASNGSIESVDKSVLSSETNYDMYDKHNQAYNNEYTEQLKSQLGYSDGTANGGPDFMQHSNSNSPSRTKVYGLPEYSSQGSTAFELAFRNEGFRDTSTTYSGVTRNNSISTVINEDTPIIHHPGDSDDTGSDFYGNSSTLPIRVKGDNLSFLNELKNRLPEYAPLPPSNGHSSFLPLSPESPVNGSKQSSSTLPYDPKNDRPNFNPPHEYQQPSIQVRPRPTAFEQPPPSSDAREIRRPESYMKAVKKYATPGKERESIIPPPRVDSNGSRRPRTVYEASSEPQQQQQQRSQPPPIPASPPRTSYARSKSEALLETNFDEALPPMPSMLTSDSRSYSQPLETAM from the exons GGTACTTCGGAGAACAAAATTATCTTCACCTCGTTACCGAACTCGGGCTATAAAGACATCGTATCGGATCCGAGGGAAGTAGGAGCCCGACTGGTTGATGGACCGAGTCCTTTGGCCGGACGATTGCAGATTTTAACCAACGGAAAATGGCGCTCGGTGTGCACGAACTcgaaaaa CTGGACAATTGCTGATTACGAGACTACGTGTCGGCAGATGGGCTATAAAGGAGGTCGCTTTTGGAATTGGATGGATCGGATTCAGAACTACGAGCCGCGGTTGCTGTATGAGGATCCAAAATGTTCTGGAATTGAAGCGGGATTGTTCGAGTGCGCGTGGGGAACGAGGCAGATTGGATCGGGAGTTTGTGATTATCACAGTGATATAGGCATTCAATGTTTGCCCCTTTTCGATAAAGTTTCTCCCCACTGGAGGGGAATTCGGTTCGAGAGTGCTGAAAGCAAGGAGACACTAGCACACAATCATATACTGTATGACTTCATATCTTTGTCTGAGTTGAGGAATGTGGAAATTATTCGAGCTGGCACGGGTAGAGGTGGAAGTGCTGAAGCTGCCATATCGGTAATTGGGATACCGCCCATCCTGGATCACGTGATTATTGATCATTCCTCATTCACGGGAATCAATATCACCAAACACGATGCGGCTTTCGTGTTCAAAGACGTTACCGTACGTAGAAGCAGAGGATTTGGAATATTCGTCAACTCTAGTTATGGTTCTACGCTGCTCGATGGAGTGACGATTAGTGAGAATGGTGCTGATGGAATTCGCTACGTGGGTCACGATTTGCGTGCTAGTGAGCGAACAGACCGCAGTAAAGTGTTCGACTTTTGCACTCTGACGACTACAGCCTGGCAAATCTATCCGCTGCATTTATCCTTTGAACAATCGCAATTTGCGCTATCCCAAAAGCAATGCGCTCAATCTTTAACGACCGGTCTCGGTTATGTGCTCACGTTTCATTTCGTCTTCTTTGAAATGGCTCGGAATGAAAGTGCTGTCGTTCAAATTTATGATGGAATGTTGGAGAATGATCGCTTGCTGGCCTCCTGGAATATTCGAAACTCTACCAGACCGCAAAGTGTGACCAGTACTAGGGAGAAAATGTTTATTAAATTCCGAGCGGATCCACACAGTCAAGTGCTGGCGCATTTTCGCGTGACAGCCGGTGTCAAGAAAGCATATGATCTCAATGTAACGCAAGCCACGATCGTCGACAATGGGGGTCGTGGTATTGCAATAGATAATCTTCGATCGCAGGTTCATGTTCACGCTTCAACGATCTCGAACAATAAACACGCGGCAGGTCTGCATGTCACCAGCGGTGCGGGCGATGTGAATGTGACCGGCTCGAAAATCAGTTTTAATGTTGGCGACGGAATCAACATCACCTACTACGGAGGTAACCGCAACATCTCCCGAAGCTCGGTGAGCTCGAATAAGGGTTACGGATTTGCTGTCTGGTTGAATCAAACCACTAAAGACCGGCAAGAGTTTTTGGAGTTCAACCAAACAACAACAATCGAATACTCAAATATCGTGAAGAATTTGGAAATTTCTATTCTGCACGGTAACTACTGTGGAGATTCATGGGTTAACATAACCGGAAACTGGTTTAACGATAGTACTAGCAATGCAATAGATATCCAATCGTGCTGGTTCGATACGATAGAAAACAGAAGATTGAGACTTCAAGTTGGCCATAACACGTTCGagcatttaaataaaattgggATTGTTATTAGTCCAATTCTAAATCTGGAAGGAAAAATTGAGTACAATCATTTCCTGAAGGGAAAATATGGAGCGCTGCAAACAAGAAACAAACCGTGGGAGGAGTTCAGACATCTTCCAGTGCGCCTGGTTATTCAACACAATCATTTTATGTACAACAAAGGTATCTACGTGGTATCTCTGGGGTTGTCTCCTAACACAGACAACAAAACTCAGTGGTTACTATTCACTAGGAACTTCGTCAAGGGCAATCGAATCAAGGAAACGTTTGGTCCCCTCGAGGATGAAGGGGAAGGTCTGGGTGGTGAAGGTCGCCTGAATCCTAGGTCACGAGTGGCTGCACCAGTGGTGATATCATCCAACAATGTCGACGTTTTTCGTAACATCATCTCAAATTATGAATCAAAGTACGAGGTTGGCTCACAGCTTTCGGATCAAAGTAAAGCTTTGAACGTGACTTACAATTGGCTGGGTTACCAGGAGGAGGAGAGGATTTACGAGCGGCTGTTCCATCGTAAGGATCGATACGATCTTGCCAAAATCGAATACTTCCCGTATCTGCTGCACCATTCTAATCCAGGAACGCAAACAATCGCCCAGTACGCAAAGTTTGTACCGTTCTTCTACAAGGAGGGTAGTGATCGAATCGGTGGAGAAGTTGACGGTCAAgaaattcttccgtccggtagTTACACAGTAGAACGGGACATTAACGTTCGACCCGGTGGCAAACTGATTCTCAACTCGGGTGTTATTCTTAATTTCGCCCCTAGTGTTGGCATGATGGTGACCGGCAAGTTGGAAGCTCGTGGCCGAAAGCCGGATGACATTTTGTTTACATTGAAGCGGGAAGCCGTTATGCCGGAAAATGACACTACAGAGGCCATCATGGTTGATCCCGATTTTGCTATGGACATTGAAACGGAGCGTATTACGGACACTGAATCAACTGAGCCGCAGATGCCAAAGGTTCCCGTGCGATTGGTGGGAGGTGTCAGTGATCATGAGGGTAGACTGCAGGTCTACGTGGAAGGTCGCTGGGGAACGGTATGTGACTATGGATGGACCATTATCAATGCTGCATTAGTATGCCATCAGCTCGGGTTAGCACTGAATCCGCTAGATTGGAGGCTGCAGCGATCGGAGGTTCCGGGTGCGGGTACTTCTGAAGATGTGCTTCTTTCGAATGTACGGTGTACCGAGCATGACATCGACATAACTGAGTGTCGCGCGGAGCGAGCTTCGCGAGGGGATTTCGAGAATTCGTGCAATCATGAGAACGACGTTGGTGTAAGGTGCTACGAAGGAGCTTGGGCTGGTTTGCGATTTGGAGTGCTAGCGGAGCGTGCCGATCTTCAGTATGTGACGATCGAGAAAGCTGGTCTTTTCGATTATATGACCAACACGTTCAAGCCAGCACTTCAGATGGATTTTGCTCGACATAACCTAGATAGCATTCGAGTAGTGGAGAATCTTCAAGACGGATTGGGAGTAATTTATTCCGATATATTTGCTGGATCGTCGgtcaacaatattaaaaactcGGAATTTTCCGCTAACCGAGGCAATGGAATCAGCATTAAACAGCTAGGCCTCAAAGTGCACGGTAGTATTATTAAAGACAATCGAGGGTCCGGCATCACCCACGATTCCGTCGTATCGGCCATGGAGCAGCGAGAGATCACAAGTTGGTTTAATATGGTACctgatttcaacattgacgatTCAGATTACCGTCCAAATATGCTACCGCGTGACTCACAGAATATCGACATCGATCAATGGCAGATTAAACATATTATAACCCTTCCCGTGAACGACGAACCGGTTGAAAAGCTTGTAACTATCCGATGCCATCCAGGGTACGTCATCGGTATTCAACTACTGAACCCCATCGAAAATCGTTCTACAGAGAACATATGGATTTATGATTCTCTCGCTGGTAGCAGCACCTCggatatttggcaggtgaaacGTGACATTTCCGTTTTCCCACTCACAACAAGCAGTTACGGAGCGATCTTGCACTACAAAAGTGGACACAATGCTCTGGGAGGAGCGGTTCTAGTGCTGCGTTCTATACAGGCTCCCGTTCAGAACATCTACAACCGAATTGTCCGTGGGCCAGTACCCACACTTCAAATTACAGCAACAAAAATTCAGCGGAACTTCCGCGGATTCACCGGAACCTACTACAATCGGTATTTGGGCGAGAAAAGCGAGCTCTACCTGCGTAAAGCAAACGAATCGATAAAGCTGGTGAACTGTGAACTTAGCCATAATCGAGAGGAGGCGATTTTTATCAATTCGCCGTTCTGGGATGTTCACGAGAGTAACATTTCGGAGATAACGATACATGTGAACAATAGTATGATTCGTGATAATGGACGGGGAATAAGACAGTTCTCGAGGGATCTTCGGTCATCGAATAATTTATTCCACTACGTGCTGCAGGACACAACCGTTGAGAGTAATTCTTTCGGAGGGTTAGAGCTCAGCTTGCCGTACGTGTGGCAATATAACGAGAACTTTACCCATTCGGTGTTTCTAGGAAACGACACCTGGGTTAGGAACAGGCGTTTTGGTATAGTGATAGACGGACATTACGCCGCGGTTAATATTTCTTCGAACATCTTCATGGATAATGTTTGCGCTCACGGCTTGATTGGGCTGAAGGGAATGGAGAAGAAGTTGCGAATCGATAACAACCGGATCGTGAAAAATTCTGGCAAGTATTTGGTGGAATTTAGATCGGACAGTCAGAGCGAGATTCTTGGAGAAATTCCGgcgattttcgctttcaaccaCATTGAGGGCAATGAGAAGGTGATTTCCACTAGATCGGAAATGAGGAATTTTATTCGGGGGGATCGAGGCAATGCAAAGGATCCCACCTGTGTGATCGGATTTGGAGGTGTCCAGAAGGTTAAGATCTATAGAAATGTGATTTTTAATAATCAGCAGGATTACGATCTGATTGCTGGTATTAAATCGGCCAGGCTGAATAGTTTTGTTGATGTTCGGGAAAATTGGTGGGGATCTCAGGATGAGGAATACATTAGAGCTCGGATTTTCGACTTTGATGATTGGAATAACCACGCAGAGGCACAGTATAGGCCGTATCTGATCGAGGATAATATCTACGGAAGTGAATCGGTGACGATCTCGAGGAATAGAACGATCGACCTAAACAATTTGGGAGGACGAATAACGGAGGATATTTCGATATTCCGAAGGGAGCAACCTTATGTGATCAAAGCGGATATCACCATTATGCCGGGTGTTACAATGAATATTTACCCTGGAGTTGTTATGGAATTTGCTCCGAATGTGGGGATTCTCGCTTTGGGTACATTGATTGCTCGAGGCACTCGAGATGgagaaattttgatgaaacctaTTCAAGGCGCTTCGGAACAAATGAATCGCGTGGAAAGATCGATGGAAAATATGGTTAACTACGACTCGATTCGTCTGTGCACCAACAGAAACTGCTCGGGAAGTGATCAGGAGAATGAGAAAATTAGGGAAGGATTCTTGGAGTACTATAATCACACTACGCTACAGTGGATTCCTATCTGCGATCGGAGATTCACTGAGCGCAATGCCCAGGTTGTGTGTCGGGAGTTAGGTTATGATCCGTTGGATGTATTCATAGGTCATGATCGCAGAATCGAGTTTCATACGAATTCACTGACACGAATTTGGACCTGGGTAGAGCCAATGGAGTGCCATGGGGATGAGCTACGTTTGGAGGAGTGTCCAGAACGGTTGAACGGACAGTTGTATGGCAGGCGGCATGAGTGTCAATGGTtttcggattttgttttcattaGTTGCAATGGAGAGCCGGAAGAGAGAAACTACTGGGGTGGAGTGCGATTCGCCAACCCTGATTTTGAAGCTAGCTTGTACGAGCATAGAATACATGATGCCGTAACCCATTCGACATCGAAACGGTTGGAAAGTGTTATGGAGTTCGTTCGGATTGAACGGGCAGGAATGTTGCATGGGGAGAAGTCTCCTGCAGTGCAGACCATTGCAAAGAATCCGAGTATCAGCTTTGTGTCAATCCGGAACAGTGCTCATCACGCCGTGAATTTGGTCTCTCCTAGCGACACGATCCATTTGAACTTCCTGAATATCTACAGAGCTCTGGGACAAGGAATCAACGCCATTTCCTTAACTGGTGAAGGACGAGAGAGTGACGAATCTAGTTACAGTCCATTGAAGGATTTAGATCTTCCGTATAATTTGTTCTCGATGATTGATATTTGTGACACCAATAAGGAGATTACCCTCGAGGAGCGAGTTCTAGTGTACTACAAATACGACAACAATCCTGTAAATTGTGTCAAAATCTTCAAAAGTGCCTACCGCGTGAAACCACTCGGTTTCCGTCTGCTACAATCGAACTTATTCAATCACTCAAAGGAATACGGTCGCAGGGATATGATTCAACTGATGGATGGTGATATTTACAACATTTCAGCTAGAGTAATCGGAGTTGTCGATGCGGATTCTTCGAACCAGAGAAAGTTATTCAAAACAGATGAACCCGCGTTGAGTGTACGACTGATCGCCAGTGGAGCTCCATCCCGGCACGGGTTTATAGCTGAGGTTGTCACGCTGCCAATTTCTGCTATTGGTTTTA ATCGCGACGCTCAACATAATATATCCAATTCGGAGATACAGGAATGTGTTGGAGGTGGAGTGCATTACGTAACGGTTGGTGAAGTGTCACCGACTTTGACCATGGAACGGAATCGGTTCGTCCGAAACTGTCGTCAGCTGTACGGTAACTTCTCCTCATGTGAGGCTACTATAAGGGCTGATGTGCAGAACATGCAGTCGTTGTACTTCCGG AACAATCTAGTACAGGAGAATCAAGGAGGTCTGTCGATACGGGCAGATTCGCGTGGGTCGGCCACTTCATTGCGCGGTTGGATTCATAACAATTTGTTCGTGAGAAACCGCAACAGACCTGCGCTGTACGTCGAGGGGCGTCAATCGTCTCCGTACCAGGTGGTTACCGTACATAACAATTACATCACCCAGAACGAAGCAGCCTTCCGGGATGTGGTGGTGCTAAGGCAGGTCGTGTCCAACTTTAGCTTCAACTACGTGCACAGCAACAAGGGCGGACGAATCGTCGAGGTTTCCGGTTTCGATAGAGTACGGTTACCGATTTACCAAACCACCTCGCACAATGGATTTTATGA caacgTGGCGACTGATTGGAGCGGAAGAGCGACAATCGTGGCTGGAACGGCCGGGCAGCATTACGTGGATAACATTTTTGCGAATCCGGACAACGACTACGAAATGATTACCGTGAATCGTACCAT ATTTGAATTCCAGTACTGGAATAG TACGCTGGACGTTTGGAAAACGAAGATCGATGCTAAACTGAACTACTGGAGTTACAACGAAACACTGGCCGTTGGTTCGCGGATTCGCGATCGTTTCGATGACCCTCAGCTGCTAGAGGTGCAGTACCTGCCGCTGCACATGAACAACGCAACCGTGCTGGACGGGAAGTGTCCTCCGGGCTGGACGCTGCTTATCGATACCTGCTATATGTACGTTGGAGCTCCGATGAGCTTCCGGGAGGCGCGAGACTTTTGCCGCTCGGATAATGCTTCACTGCCGTTCATTCACGGCGACATTAGCGCGCTGTGGTTCTTTTTGGAGCAACAATCCCGCTACTTGCGTTCGGCGGAAAAAGTGTGGATCCAGGATCCGAATTATATCGATCGGTGTACATCGTTTATTTACCGAAATGTTGAGGTCGAAGAATGCCACGAAAGACACGCGTTTCTTTGTGAAATAGATCCGAAG GTTCAAATTGATCCACTATTCTGGAAAGCTGATGCGGTCGCGGTCGCCATGTTAACGGCTTTAATTCTGGTGTTCGCGCTTCTGCTGTGCATCTGCTTCTGCTGGGTCTTTAAGTCGCGCTATCGTCAAACGCAACGGTTGCAACGTAGGAACAGCATACGACAGAGTATGCGTAGCTTGAATAGCATCGATCCACAGGGATCAATAAGGAGACGCAATTAT GTCGTCTCCCGCTCAACGGACACGCTCAAATCAGGCACAACCGGTACGACCGACTACAAAAAGATGGCCTCTAACGGATCGATAGAGTCTGTGGACAAGAGCGTCCTGAGCTCGGAAACCAACTATGACATGTACGACAAACACAACCAAGCGTACAACAACGAATACACCGAGCAGTTGAAAAGTCAGTTGGGTTACAGCGATGGAACAGCAAACGGCGGACCGGATTTTATGCAGCATTCGAACAGTAATAGTCCCAGCCGGACAAAAGTGTACGGACTGCCAGAGTATAGCTCCCAAGGTAGCACTGCGTTTGAATTAGCATTCCGTAACGAGGGCTTCCGAGATACCTCGACCACTTATTCCGGTGTAACGCGAAACAACTCGATTAGTACGGTCATCAATGAAGATACTCCCATTATTCATCATCCGGGAGATAGCGATGATACCGGCTCTGACTTCTATGGCAATTCCAGCACACTTCCAATCCGCGTTAAAGGTGATAACTTATCGTTCCTGAACGAACTTAAAAATCGCCTGCCAGAGTATGCTCCACTGCCGCCAAGTAATGGCCACAGTAGCTTCCTGCCATTATCACCCGAATCGCCGGTGAATGGATCAAAGCAAAGTTCAAGTACACTGCCATACGATCCTAAAAACGATCGTCCAAATTTCAACCCTCCCCACGAATACCAGCAGCCGTCGATTCAAGTGCGTCCAAGACCGACCGCTTTCGAACAACCACCTCCGAGCAGTGATgccagagaaattcgtcgaccgGAGTCCTACATGAAGGCGGTGAAAAAGTACGCTACTCCGGGCAAAGAGCGGGAATCAATCATTCCACCGCCACGTGTTGATAGCAACGGCAGCCGGCGACCGCGGACTGTTTACGAAGCATCCAGCGAAccccagcagcaacagcagcagcggtCTCAGCCACCGCCAATTCCTGCTTCGCCTCCGAGGACCAGCTACGCCAGGTCCAAATCGGAAGCTTTGCTGGAAACAAACTTTGACGAAGCGCTACCGCCTATGCCGAGTATGCTCACCTCGGACAGTCGCAGCTATTCACAACCTCTCGAAACTGCAATGTAA